One Pectobacterium colocasium DNA segment encodes these proteins:
- the mpl gene encoding UDP-N-acetylmuramate:L-alanyl-gamma-D-glutamyl-meso-diaminopimelate ligase, with the protein MRIHILGICGTFMGGLALLARSLGHDVTGSDANVYPPMSTLLEEQGITLIQGYDPAQLTPAPDLVIIGNAMTRGNPCVEAVLEQGLPYVSGPQWLHDHVLRDRWVIAVAGTHGKTTTAGMVTWILEECGYQPGFVIGGVPGNFTVSARLGDSPFMVLEADEYDCAFFDKRSKFVHYCPRTLVLNNLEFDHADIFDDLKAIQKQFHHLVRLVPGSGKIILPTNDLNLKQVMGMGCWSEQELVGEEGTWRAQKVSIDASQYQVYLNNELVGEVHWKLVGEHNMHNGLMAIAAAHHVGVLPADACRALGGFINARRRLELRGTAHGVAVYDDFAHHPTAILATLSALRSKVGGTARILAVLEPRSNTMKLGMCKNELAPSLGRADEVFLFQPAHIPWQVVEVAEACVQPAHWSADIDTLVDNIVKTAQPGDHILVMSNGGFSNIHNKLLDGLKKKAENAQE; encoded by the coding sequence ATGCGTATTCATATTTTAGGTATCTGCGGCACCTTTATGGGTGGCCTTGCCCTGCTTGCTCGTTCGCTGGGGCATGACGTCACAGGCTCAGATGCGAATGTTTATCCCCCCATGAGTACCTTACTTGAAGAGCAAGGAATCACGCTGATTCAGGGCTACGATCCGGCACAGCTTACTCCCGCCCCTGATTTAGTCATCATCGGCAATGCGATGACGCGGGGAAACCCATGCGTTGAAGCCGTACTGGAACAGGGATTACCCTATGTTTCCGGTCCACAGTGGCTGCACGATCATGTATTACGCGATCGCTGGGTGATTGCCGTTGCGGGTACACACGGCAAAACCACGACCGCGGGGATGGTCACCTGGATTCTGGAAGAGTGTGGCTACCAGCCCGGCTTTGTGATCGGCGGCGTTCCCGGCAACTTCACCGTTTCCGCACGGTTGGGCGACAGCCCGTTCATGGTGCTCGAAGCCGATGAATATGACTGTGCGTTCTTCGACAAGCGTTCCAAATTCGTACATTACTGCCCCAGAACGCTGGTACTCAACAACCTTGAGTTCGATCACGCCGATATCTTCGACGATCTGAAAGCCATTCAAAAACAGTTCCACCATCTTGTACGGCTGGTACCCGGCAGCGGAAAGATCATCCTGCCAACCAACGACCTTAACCTCAAACAGGTGATGGGAATGGGATGCTGGAGCGAGCAGGAACTGGTTGGCGAAGAAGGCACATGGCGGGCACAGAAAGTGTCGATTGATGCCAGCCAATATCAGGTTTACCTGAACAATGAACTCGTCGGTGAAGTCCACTGGAAGCTGGTGGGTGAACACAACATGCACAACGGGCTGATGGCCATTGCGGCAGCACACCACGTCGGCGTGCTACCCGCAGATGCCTGCCGTGCGCTGGGTGGATTTATCAACGCGCGTCGCCGTTTGGAATTACGCGGTACGGCGCATGGCGTCGCAGTTTATGACGACTTTGCACACCACCCTACCGCGATTCTGGCAACGCTGTCGGCACTACGCAGCAAGGTTGGCGGCACGGCGCGTATTTTGGCCGTGCTTGAACCCCGTTCCAACACCATGAAATTGGGGATGTGTAAAAACGAGCTGGCACCGTCATTAGGCCGTGCAGATGAAGTGTTCCTCTTCCAGCCAGCACATATTCCGTGGCAGGTCGTAGAAGTCGCGGAAGCCTGCGTACAGCCTGCGCACTGGAGCGCGGACATTGACACGTTGGTAGACAACATCGTCAAGACCGCACAGCCTGGCGACCACATTCTGGTGATGAGCAACGGCGGATTCAGCAACATCCACAATAAGCTATTAGATGGGCTGAAGAAGAAAGCGGAAAACGCTCAGGAATAA